The Phragmites australis chromosome 1, lpPhrAust1.1, whole genome shotgun sequence genomic interval gatattatttttgaaaacaaatttcacaaaaggtcttagaattgtctatagttttgtttagaattttttgtgattttttttttaatttttaggggtgtttttgcacaaaatcaaacttttggggtttttttttaacaaaacaactttagAGGGAAGCCAAAATCCTAGTGACTTTtagggggtttttgcatttttcccaaaaATCTTTGGCTCGTTGCAGTACTAGGAACAGGAAGGAAAGAGGGGAGACTGAGAGTTTTACCTTGAGCCAGGACGGCACGTTGCTCCTGTACCCCGTGGCGAGAATTATTGCGTCGAACTGCTCCTCCTTGCCGTCCGCGAACCTGACCCCGCGCCGAGTTACCTCCTTCACTGCTCCCACTACCTGGCGATCCATGTTTCGCATCAGCTACTCTTCATCAGGCATTGTAGTGTAGGTTTGCAGGACCAAAGGTGAAAAACAGAGGCCATTTTCCAGGGggaagtgtgtgtgtgtgtgagtgaGGCTGCCTTAAACCCGGGCAGCTATGCCAGATCAGGCGTTGGCCCACGAGCTCAAACTTCGACGGTTTGACTGGTCTTGTAATTTCTGCTACTGCTCATTTTGTGAAAGCAGGGTCTAGTAGGCTGGCACTAACCTTAATTTTGCCGGTTTTGATGTGGTCTAGCGTTCCAACGTCCAGGACCGGGGTCCTGCCGGTGAGGCTCTTCAGCTCGATGGGCCCAGTCTTGGGCCGCCTCAGGCCGAGCTGGCCTGTGTCGCCCAGCATCAGGTGCGCCGCCGCGAGGAGGATTCGGTCGACGACCTGGACGCGAAAGCACTTGAGCAGCGCCATGGCGATGCCGAATGTGGAGAGACCAAACATCTCCCTTGGTAGCACATGAACCTGCGCAAAGCATCAACACTTGATCTTTTGCGAATGAAAGAAGCGCGTTATATAGTTCAAGTACTTGGaagaaaaacataaaagaaGAGCAAAAGATAGCTGTTAGGAGTGCTGAGAGTGACATTGGACAAGACAGCGACACCCAACACCGTACATGTTTCTAGCTCTAATTATGCTTAGTAGCCAAATATGACCATGCACAGTGAAGCGTGTCCGAAAAAGATCGCAGCAAAGGGAAGTGCGACGCACACAAAAACAAGCATCCAATGGGAAAATGCTCAAGCAGGAAGGCACAAAACTAGCAGCTAGCACTTGTACTTTCGCTGCCCAAAGCAAGACAACAAGAGTAGAAAACGACGGGCCCAAACTCCTACTACCAGCGTAAGCACAGTTATTAAAAGCTGGGATCATTAGTTACCGTGTTGCGCACGACCAGAGAGGGCTTGGCGCCATGCCGGCACAAATCCAGGCTGACCTCCATGCCGGAGTTGCCGCACCCCACGACAAGCACCTTCTTCCCCGCGAACGCCTCGCCGGACTTGTACTCGCACGTGTGCATGACGAGCCCGGCGAACTGCCGCATGCCGGGGAAGTCCGGCACGCGCGGCTCCGCGTTCTCTCCCGTGGCCACGACGAGCCACCGCGCCAGGAGCAGCTGGCCGCCTCCCGCAAGGCGCACCACCCAGACCCCAGCGGCCGAGTCGAACGCGGCCTCCTCGACGCGCGCGCCGAACCGTGGCGCGACGCCTGCGGCGGCAGCGTAGGACTCCATGTACGCGACGAACTGGTCCTTGGACGGATACGCCGGGTACCCCTCCGGGAACGGGAGCAGCGGCAGCTCGCAGAAGCGCTTGGGGAGGTGGAGCGTGAGGCGGTCGTAGGTGCGGTGGCGCCACGTGGACGCCAGCGAGTCGGACATCTCGAGCACGTTGGCCGGCACGCCGTGCGCCGCGAGGCACGCGGCCGCGGCCAGCCCCGACGGGCCCGCGCCGACGATGACGGCGCCCGGTACCCACGCCGCCCGGCGGTCTTGCTCCTTTTTGTCCATCGCTCTCGAGCCTTGCTGGACACTGGTGCTGCGCGTGCGCGTTGTGTGCGTTTTTTTACAGTGAAGTGCTGGGGGTTTTACTGTACAAGAGGTTTTATAGGggttttggagagagagagagagagagagagagagagagagagagagagagagaacgtaCGCTTCACCGGTTGAAGATTTGTAGCGCAGGGTTCTGCAGCCAGCGAGCACGTACTGATACTAGTGGTGGAGTATTTCAATGGAGTACTTCAATTCCGTAGCGACGCGAGTTCGCTCGGAAAACGAAATATGAGTGCGTGTTCCAATGCTCGTGCCTCGTCGCGAGGCATGGTCCTCCACGCTAGGAGTAGTAGTCACTTCTAGGTGGGTGTGTGTTAGATCTATCCGTCGCTTTGGTTGCAAATTTGGAATAGCACTACTTGTGCCATTTTAATCACGCAAGCCAGACTGATCGGGTCCAGACCAAGAGTCCAGACATGCTGTATCATATATAGGCGAGAAcgacctagctagctagctgggCCGGAGGCGTGGCTGAGTGCGTGCTAGAGTAGGGGAGCATCCTACTCTCTAGCCCGATTGCTGTATATCAAACGTTGGTTAGAAAGCTACATAATGGTTCGATACGTTCGATGCTCCTGTTGTTTAAGCACACGTATACAATGTACACAGTAGTGGTCTAGATGATAGGAAGAAATGGTAATGAGCTAGCTACTAATACTACATACAAACCAATCTGTGTGCTGCTCCGATATATTTTCACGACAACCCTCACAAAAAATTGCGTACTCCAAACAGATCCTAGGGCTTCACCCAAGTCAATCGTGAGGAGTTAGTTGTAGAGTGGAAGGTGCTCAGACGGGAGTAATGGAACACAGCCAGTGGTGCACGCAGAAAGGAGCGAATAGGTGTTCCAGTTTCAGGCTTCCAGCACGGAGAGCTAGCCTTAAGCTTTATTTGTTGCGGGGTTCTAGGTGCACAGCATGCAGCACTGAGCCACAGGCAGGCATCAATGGCATCCTTGCTCGGTTGGTCGAGCAGTGAGAGAGCATTCGATCGATGGACGGGAACAAGTCAACTCGGAGTTGATCGAGTTCAAAATGATCGGCTCAGCTCTCGTACTATACTTTTATGCGAGAGGAGGTCACCTACAAGCAACTACAGTCTACAGTTGTCACGAGTCAGGGCTCTAATGGGGACATTTATTGCCAAGCCTGGTGACAACCTTGCTACTCTGATCGGGACGAGGATTCGCTGCGTGCATGAGCTCGTAGGCCATCGGATCAAGATTCCAAGATCTATATCAAAGCACTGTGCAACACATCATGAAGCAAATCTGAGTGATCGAGTTGCCCTCCTCATTTCCGCTGCACAAACACCCGCACACACACGCACAAAAGAAACTGCACTGGGATTGTGATAGAAGTTGGGCGATGGTCCAAAAGGCTTCCCCGGCGCCCTAGAGCGGGCAAGCATGTAGAGGAATGCGGCGTGCATGGCATGCAGCAGGATCATCGGAAGAGACAAGCTTCAGCCGCGCGCGAGCATGCAACGCGAAGCTCTCAATCGATCGGCCAAGGCCCCCACAGCTAGGTGCGGTAGCGCGTACGCTGGGCGAAGCTAGGAGTAGCGCCGTGCACGACCACACCTTGGCAACAAGTTCCCCGGGTCTCTAGCATGCCGCCGCATGCGGCAGCAGTGGTGGCGCCAGTTCGTGCGTGCCCCCCTTCGATCGTCTGTTCGCTCAATCATTGATGATGATGCTCTGCTGCCGGCCCACTGCGCCGCGGGCCCCGGACGCGCGCAAGTGGACTGATCGTGGTCCACCTGGTTCGATCAGCACTCAATACAGAGTACGCTCCCTCTTGCCTCGGGGTAAGTACTGCTGTCAGGACCGGTATATGAAAAGAATGATACCCATCCTATATATTGAGCAtgaatcaatctcaatatataAAGTTTTCATACATAATAACAAGAATAAAACTTGCAGGGGTTCATTTGCATAAAGGTGGATTTTAACAAAACATTTAATAAGACGAAAGTAAATAAATGAGCAGAAACCACCTCAAGAATTAATCCTCTTGACTCAATCTACCTCAACCAAAATTGACCACCTCAAAAATGGTTCCTGCAACCATGAATGAACAAATAAACTTATGTATGGCATTTCTCGTTACTCATAACCGTGAACACGACTAattaatcagttttatactATGCAGAGGTTGTATAATTTACTGACAAGACATGCATCCTATTTTGCCGAGTATCCGTTGGCCGACgaaaaactcttacacacttataaggtgtgcgctaggaatccactgcaAAGGCCTTTACAAAGTCTCTCCCAACAAATATCTATCCGCTAAGATTTCACTATCGCGTGAATAacacctcaacaacagaagtCTCCCTCTTACACCATACAGGTCCAGAGAAATCACCATTTTGTTCCCTGTTTTAACAACAAGTCTACAATATACTGGAAGAAAaataattagttggccaggcatgtcccataccaggcttgtcgTTGTACTGTAAAGTTCGATTCAATCGCAccatgaactggtccttaattaaattgagcaagactaccatcCACCTGCACTCGGCAACTGAAACTATCCTCTTCCTTAATTTTctagtccattttactaaaaatattatCACAAATTTTATCTCATGTTGCATAGTaccattatcaaaattattatatCAAATGTCATGATTCAACTCCCAAGCAAAGCTAAGAAATACTACCCTTGATCCTATCAAAACCGAGCGACAAGGTAGATATGTAGAAACTAAGTATAGCCAAACATGGGTTTCCTTACAACAACTATAAGCATACAACTTTGCAAAACAAAACATTAAAAACTTGGGAGCAAAATGCATCAAGGGCAACTTACCTTCACCCCTTGTGCTCAGCGGGTTCCTCAAACTCTTGGCCTTGAAGTCCTGCAAACTCCTTTTTCTGGGCATTGGCGTCTAACCACAAAATAAAACAAGACAATAAACATAAGAACCAAGAAAGAGCCAAAAACACACTGAACAACTcgaactattatttttatatcgTTTGGTAAATTATTAGCGAAGGAAATAATTAGATTAGAGTTAAAACAGTGGATATGTGACTTGGAAGGATGAAACAAAAGCGTAGGAATTTTCCTGGAATTTCTGGAATTTTCTGGTAATTATTTGGATTTTCTAACAATTAGTTGGCATTAAAGAAATActacaaagaaaaaatagattttctaaattattttactaaagaaaaacatatttcttaaTTTATCATAATCATTTACTATTTTTATAGAATTAAAAAACATTATAGAAAACTTGTTTAAACATTAACATAATTATTttagattttctaaaaatattttcatagttaaaacatttattttgcattatttatattatttaacaattaaaaagaattaaaagaACTAAATTGATtaaatctatttattttattaatcgAAAACATATAGAATGGATTAACATAAATAATAAAGATTTTTCCAAAATGTTCTTATTAAGAAAACCCTAATTTTCAGAATTCTGAATGTCatgatttatttttctaaaggaaaacTAATTTATTGTGCATGCTTATGTCAGTCTGCTAACGAGGCTCTGGGTTGTTGACTATGCCGCCATGTAGGACTGGCGAGTGACATGGCGGCACATGTGGCTGAGCTGAGTCAGACAAGGCTATTAAAATCTCGGATGTTTATTGGCGATCCGACTGATGAAATCTAACGAAGACGAAGGGGTACGGGGCTTCTAATCCTAACCGCATACGCGAGATCAGACAGCTAAGGGTGCACTTATCTACGATTTGGTAACGAGTGGCGAGGCTGCACTGTAGCGCGAGCTGGGGTGGTCACCGAAGTTGGGCTCCAATGCTCGGACTGCGGCGACGAGCGGTGGAAGAGGGTCTTCAAGCGACGACGATCTTGTTTGAGGGGCATGCAGACATCGGGGAGGTCATCGACGGCTTGGTGACGGCGAAGCACAATGATAAAAGCTCAGGCTTGGCTGGAGGGCTCTCGTACGGTGCTCGCGCTCTGGAGATCAAGGGGAACGACTATTGATGCTCGTGGGATGCTAAGGGGAGGTCTtggggggggggtatttatagcttggGGCATGCGATTTCAAATCGGACTAGGGTTTGGTGCTGGCACCGATTTTGCGATGGTTTCCCTATTTTCAAGCTCAATCACGATGCACAATTGATCCTCTTCCCTTCCTCTTGCTCGAGCCTTTCATATTTGCGGTCGCACGGTGATCTCCTCCCTTACCTCGGTGCGAGATCGACACGGGGCTGGATTTGCTACAGAGAGAAGGGAAAAAGGAAGGTAGCGAGAAGAGGGAGGCGAAGTTGACATGTGGGGCCGGCGCGGGtgcgtgagagagagggagagtgggaGCTCGGTGTGGTGCACGCATGGGTCAGGGCGCAGCTTCGTCCCAAAGAAAGGGTGCGCGCGAGTGAGAGTGGGGACGTGCCAGAGGGCGTGAAGGGAAAGCGGGCCGGTGTCTCGGCTTGTTGCACGTGAGCGTGGGAGAGGAGTGGGTTGGCGATGCAACTAGGCtggaaggagagggagggaggccgGACTGGGGAATCGAGTCGGCCTGCAGATAGAGATGGTCCTGTTgagttttcttttcctttttatttattttcttttctcttttccaaacatttttctatcattttcttatgcaatTTCTGTATTCATTTTAATTTCtgtttgatttttgaaaaagGGCATCAGGAACGATAAATTTTTAGGTAGcaaatttggggtgttacacgTGCCTGCCTACGGCTATGGATGCATAGCATAGGCTGGTCCATGGATCCTGTTAGACAGCAACGGCATACCCCGTCGCCTCGTGTAATTCGTCGTAATGCGCGGGTGGTCGCCCGTTGCCCTGTTCGTCGTTTGTCTCGAGGTGTTGGAATGTACTACTAGAGCCGGGAGCGGATCCAAGACAAATTTAAAGGCCTGAGGAAGCCTGCGTCTGACACCCTGAGATTTTATCCGTCATTGGCTTTTGTAACTAGTGGATGGGAGCGATCGTGGAGAGCCTACAAATAGAAACCTTTTTTTTAAGATAGTGAAAGAACAATCCAGCCTCAACATCACAGCCCACGGATTGAACGGCATGGTGCAGAAAGTGACAGTGGCCTTGTGAACAATATCTAGTTGAAACTAAAATTTCGTACACACGTGGCTTAGAGATGAATCAAGAATTGACCGTTATCGAACTCACCAAACATGCGGCTAATAGCCGCGTGCCGGTAGACCTTGAACTGGTGTTGCTCTTGCATGTACCCCTGTGGTAGGCCATCATCAATCATGTCTACTTTCCTCAGATAAAAGTTGAGATGGATTGGAATACCCTAAAGCATATGTCTCCAGTCGGCTGGTGTTTCTAGTGTTGGTAACAGTTCTATCTCAAGCATGCATTTCTAGTCAAGCGCGGTTGATAGTAGCGTCAAGACAAACTGTGGTGCAAGTTGAGCTGTTCTCGAAGAAACCAAAGACACTCGAGCGGTTGCGTGTTAGTTCTCGAAAAATGTAGAGGTATTGTGGTCAGCCACAAGTGGAAAGTTTTAGAGATTCTTATTATCTTTAACTCTATTCTTCTAATTGAGACAGCTCTAAGGTCCTGTTTGTCGCCGCATCTGTGACAACTTGTAAAAAGAAAAGCTGAAGCACTGCTAAATACTCCAAGCTAAAGATTTTAAGCAGAATTTTGCAGCAACTTAGGAGTAAGCAGAAGTTTATAGAGAAGCAGAAATTGTATTTCACCAGCATTTCTCTACAAGCTAAATTCGGCACACGCAGAAAGCGGGGTCAAACAGAGACCAAGTTTTAAGGAATTTTCGATAGCCTCCCTCACTAGCTACCCACTAATGTTAGCCTGGTCCATGATTCCCCAAATATTTCTCAAACTCGCCATTTCTTTTTAACACTTTGGAGATGCACTGCAGTTGCTCTTTAGTTTTATCCACCTACAAAAACTTAGCACAGAGTACTCCACTGCATATGAAGTTATTACTCCCAAAAAAGGACAAATTTTATCCCAAAAGAAGAAGAGTCTACAAACGAGAGTCATGTAAACATTAAAATCGAGATGGACTACACATTTCTTTTTGACCAATAACGGCGAttagagagggtgaatagacATCTTAACCAATTATTTTAAAACAGATGGTATTACAACACACCTCAAAATAAAGAGCGGAAGCCAAAACTCTAGGAGAAAcgaatcaaaacaaaaaaaaactcaaaagaagGTATGGCTCTCATAGATGTATATGAACACTAGGTAACATTGAAACTCATCACTTTActtaactttatcaacacgccgtctccatccacccttgtatgctttgcttgatctccatatgaacagttaggatcacccttgactctacccgacctccttgatcgttcatCACCAAGCACCTCATTTAGCCCTGATCATACCGCCGTTGACCATCAAATTGTATCCATCACCCACATATCATAAgataagcaaacatgcatctccaacaccattatagattagtcaactTCAAAATTCTTTGTTGAAGAAATCATCCCGGATAGAACATGAACGTCGGATGATCTGATATtgccaactcctcatcaccgaatcatccggtgtgtacatcctCACAGGATaagccattttgcaacctctctagaaaaattagtccgtCGTGCATTGTTgcccatcaccagaccatccggcgcgTGTATCTCATCATGCACGCCATTTTGTAACCTTTCTGAAAAAAATTAGTCCGTCATGCATTGCTACCCATCAtcagaccatctagtgtgtgTATCTCATCAGACACGCCATTTTGTAACctttctggaaaaattagtctagCGTGGATAGCTtaccatcaccgaaccatctggtgtacACTTCAAATCTTGCTTCTGCATTGAAATGCTTCGGCGTGTACACTGGCCCATCCGACGTGCAGAACTCCTGAACTCTGGCTCCTGGAATGCTCCGGTATGCATAGTGCCTTATCGACGGACCATCTAATGTGTACAAATTCTTTAGTGCTAGATCATCTAGCGAGTACATTTTTCTTAGACTCAAAGAAAAAAACgtcaactctatttttctctgcaacttaGGTTAGTCATGATCGGGCTGGCAGGCGGagccggtggaggaggtacaCATGAGCGAGGCAAAGACAAGGCATCTGTAGCCTACAAAGAACCAGATGATAAAAGTTCATTATCTTAATTTTattgagtgaaagtatgaccaattAAAGAGCGATAATTCGATTGAAATTACCTCTTTGGTCGAGTCATCGGGCATGATGGTCTCTCGAGTTGGTGATTGTGAGGACGCGCCAGACGTCCCTAAAAAAGCCACCCATGTAGGTTCGTCGTTAGTAGAATGACCGAGAGAAAATcgataactcgagaagagttaccttttcagCTGAGTCGTCGAGTGTGacggttgctcgaggaggtgattgaGGGGGTACACTCACCGTCCCCTAACCAAAGGTCACCCATCCGAACCGAACGCATTCAAGTATCCACTtaataatttgaaaggaaaattAATAAGGAGGCAATGGGAATTTCGATTTCAGTACACGTGGGCTCCTTTGCTTGTGCTTGAGAGGGTTCGGGTCATGCAGCTAGTGAGAAGATGAGGACGATCTTTTCGGTTGAAGAGACCCCTCGACCTCCTCATTGGCTGATATTTTCCCCTTGTCGACAGTGTCAGCAGAAGAAGTGGcatcgagatcaaagacctcgctcgAAAGGATGTGCTCTTGGCGGAAGACTGGAGCCTGCAGCCATATAGACAGGTCAGATCAAATAGACAATGACCGGTCATgcttttccattaagaaaatccttacatcTGGTCGAAGATTCGTAAAGGAGTAAGGCAAAATGCCACATTCCGGTGCTTCGGTAGAGAAGAGCTTATTTAACCAAGCAGTGGCATCTTGTGCAAGCAGggctgaaaaagagaagaaaggtaaTTCGACAAAGCTCGAAAGTCATGGAAAAAAAaggcaaagtgctaactaagccttacatccggcCGCATTCCTGGAGGCATCCTCATCTCCACTGTATTCCCAAGCCAAGCGTGTTCGCGCCTTCAAGGGGCTCAACCACTTGCTAATGAAATCTTTGACCACATGCCACCCGGTTAAACCAAACTGCCTTAGCATGCCAATTCTGTTGGCGTAATAGGTGTTGTGGTTGAACTCGCGGTGTTCTTGTGTCCAAAACAGACTTTGGAAGGGGGAAAGGCCTCTGTAAACTAAAAGAGAACCAATTGGGTCGAGATTGGAGATATAAAATCAAAGTTTTTTTCAATCCTTCGACCAGGAGgaggttaggggaaccaagatataggaattcttcattcaattcctcaattggaaaccaTACCTCTAACACATTTATTCTCTGTAATCCTCTTcaatttataaaagtattgGAAAAGATTTAAACTTTGCTCAATGCCGAGCAAAGCCTCACACAGATGGACAAGAACACTAAGCATGGTGACAgagttggggttcaggtggtgaagCTCAATTTGATACCGATcaagcacattgagaagaaatttagaAGGAGGGATGTTGAATCCACGACGGAAGAACGATTCAAAAACTataaactcatgcttgatttcgcagaaagggaatctctcaccagATGTCGTCCTCTATTTAACCAGACTACGTGGTggcaccactccttctgctT includes:
- the LOC133888941 gene encoding indole-3-pyruvate monooxygenase YUCCA1-like isoform X4, producing MDKKEQDRRAAWVPGAVIVGAGPSGLAAAACLAAHGVPANVLEMSDSLASTWRHRTYDRLTLHLPKRFCELPLLPFPEGYPAYPSKDQFVAYMESYAAAAGVAPRFGARVEEAAFDSAAGVWVVRLAGGGQLLLARWLVVATGENAEPRVPDFPGMRQFAGLVMHTCEYKSGEAFAGKKVLVVGCGNSGMEVSLDLCRHGAKPSLVVRNTVHVLPREMFGLSTFGIAMALLKCFRVQVVDRILLAAAHLMLGDTGQLGLRRPKTGPIELKSLTGRTPVLDVGTLDHIKTGKIKVMGAVKEVTRRGVRFADGKEEQFDAIILATGYRSNVPSWLKDRDLFTREGTPKIPFPNGWKGNNGLYTVGFSQRGLLGASSDALNVARDINCKWKDTTGPTNNVLESNNSCLTLV
- the LOC133888941 gene encoding indole-3-pyruvate monooxygenase YUCCA1-like isoform X3, encoding MDKKEQDRRAAWVPGAVIVGAGPSGLAAAACLAAHGVPANVLEMSDSLASTWRHRTYDRLTLHLPKRFCELPLLPFPEGYPAYPSKDQFVAYMESYAAAAGVAPRFGARVEEAAFDSAAGVWVVRLAGGGQLLLARWLVVATGENAEPRVPDFPGMRQFAGLVMHTCEYKSGEAFAGKKVLVVGCGNSGMEVSLDLCRHGAKPSLVVRNTVHVLPREMFGLSTFGIAMALLKCFRVQVVDRILLAAAHLMLGDTGQLGLRRPKTGPIELKSLTGRTPVLDVGTLDHIKTGKIKVMGAVKEVTRRGVRFADGKEEQFDAIILATGYRSNVPSWLKDGGDLFTREGTPKIPFPNGWKGNNGLYTVGFSQRGLLGASSDALNVARDINCKWKDTTGPTNNVLESNNSCLTLV
- the LOC133888941 gene encoding indole-3-pyruvate monooxygenase YUCCA1-like isoform X1 — translated: MDKKEQDRRAAWVPGAVIVGAGPSGLAAAACLAAHGVPANVLEMSDSLASTWRHRTYDRLTLHLPKRFCELPLLPFPEGYPAYPSKDQFVAYMESYAAAAGVAPRFGARVEEAAFDSAAGVWVVRLAGGGQLLLARWLVVATGENAEPRVPDFPGMRQFAGLVMHTCEYKSGEAFAGKKVLVVGCGNSGMEVSLDLCRHGAKPSLVVRNTVHVLPREMFGLSTFGIAMALLKCFRVQVVDRILLAAAHLMLGDTGQLGLRRPKTGPIELKSLTGRTPVLDVGTLDHIKTGKIKVSVVGAVKEVTRRGVRFADGKEEQFDAIILATGYRSNVPSWLKDGGDLFTREGTPKIPFPNGWKGNNGLYTVGFSQRGLLGASSDALNVARDINCKWKDTTGPTNNVLESNNSCLTLV
- the LOC133888941 gene encoding indole-3-pyruvate monooxygenase YUCCA1-like isoform X2; its protein translation is MDKKEQDRRAAWVPGAVIVGAGPSGLAAAACLAAHGVPANVLEMSDSLASTWRHRTYDRLTLHLPKRFCELPLLPFPEGYPAYPSKDQFVAYMESYAAAAGVAPRFGARVEEAAFDSAAGVWVVRLAGGGQLLLARWLVVATGENAEPRVPDFPGMRQFAGLVMHTCEYKSGEAFAGKKVLVVGCGNSGMEVSLDLCRHGAKPSLVVRNTVHVLPREMFGLSTFGIAMALLKCFRVQVVDRILLAAAHLMLGDTGQLGLRRPKTGPIELKSLTGRTPVLDVGTLDHIKTGKIKVVGAVKEVTRRGVRFADGKEEQFDAIILATGYRSNVPSWLKDGGDLFTREGTPKIPFPNGWKGNNGLYTVGFSQRGLLGASSDALNVARDINCKWKDTTGPTNNVLESNNSCLTLV